CCTCGCTCCATGTCGAAGCGCCGCATCAACTCGAAAAACCCTTGGGCCGAAGCCATGCCGAGGTTCCAGTCGGCTCGCTCGCCCGCATTAGAAGCGGGTTCACGCCCGATATTTGCGCGCCTGAAATAGTATTGAAAACTGCCAGAACGAATGACTTTAAGCTGCGGAAGCCGGCGCTTTCAGTCGAGAGCTTTCCGTTGAGAAAGGCAGCTACAGGCCAATTGCGGAAACCTTTCCGGCCATTCGAACTCACGTTGTGGAACGACCGGACGCGCTCAAAAGTACAGCCTATCCTGCGGGATTATTGGTCCAGGCTCGAAAAACCATTGATCTATTCCGTGTTCCGTTCGCGCACGGCCACCCCGTCGTCCACCCGGTCGCTCGGGTGCAGCACGACCCGATCGCCTTCCGAGAGGCCCGACTCGACCTCGGCCACCTTGTTGTCCCGGTGGCCGATCTTGACCACGGTCGTACGCGCTCGTCCGTCCTTGGCGAGATAGACTGCCCAGTCATCACCCTTTCGAAACAGTGCCGCCACCGGGACTGTGAGGACATTGTCGTCTCGCCAACTCGTCACGTGGACAATGACACGATAGTCGTGCCCGAGCTGCGACCATTTTTCGGGAGGGTCGACCAAGTCGATCTCGGTGTGGACACGCTGCTCCTCGATCCCGAGCGCAGAGACTTTGACGAAGCCGGCTGGATCGATACGCGTCACCTTGCCCCGAAGTGTAGGCCCACCCCAGTCGTCGATCCGCACTGCAGCACCGGCCCTGATCTGGACTGCATCTGTCGAAAGCAGGTCCGCCACCACCTGCAGGTCGAGCGGGTCGCCGATCTCGACAAGCGGCGCGCCGGGCTGGACCATGCCTTCGCTCTCCTGGACGATCTTCAGGATGCGGCCGCTCACCGGCGCGCGAAGTTGGATGCAGCAGGCCGGATCCGATTGTGCGGCGTCGTCGGCAGGCTGGCCGAGCCGCGCCTGGATCACCGCCTGCTCGTTGCCCCGGACTTCGACCTGCGCCTTTGCGCTCGCCAGGGCCGCTTCGTTGGTATCGACTTCGAACCTCGCCTTGTCGAGAGCCCCCTGCGATATCGCCCCGGTCTTGGCAAGCTTCTCCGCCCGCTCGAGTTCCGTGCGAGAATACCCGAGCGCCGCTTCGAGCCGCTTTACTTCCGCTTGCGCGAACGTCACGGCCGCTTCGGCCGCACCAAACGCCGCCACCAACTCCTCATGTGTGCGGACATCATGAAAGCTGGGGGTGGCCGGCTGCATCACCGCCACCACGGTTTCGTCCTTGATGACCGCGTCGCCGACATGATGCGGCGGCGAAATCCTGAGAACCTTGCCGGCGATCGGCACCGACATCGTATAGACGTGCCGAACCTGGGTCTTGGCTTGATCGTCGACCGTGACCTCCATCGGGCCCTTGGCCACCGTCGCCAGGTCGACTGGGATGGGCTGTGGCCATGCGAACCAGACCGCAGCCGCGGCGATCAAGCCAAGGGCCGCAATACCGGCGATTCTCTTCATCCAGTTGATCATCGAGTTGGCACGCATGGTTTTCAATCCCGCGTCTTGAGAACGGCTACGAGGTCGAGTTGATTGACGCGTCTGCGGACGATCAGCGCCGAGAGCACAGCCGCAGCAATGACAATCACGCTGGCGAAAACATAGGTTGCAGGCTCGACGACCAGGCGCACCCGCATCAGTTCCCCGGCCAAGTTCGTCTTCATGATCCAGGCAAGACCGTAACCGATAGCCCAGCCCGGCAGCTGCGCGACCAGGGTCAACAGCGCGAGTTCAAGCAGCAGCATGCGCAGCACCTCGCCGTCTGTGAAGCCCAGGACCCGCAGGCTCGCCAGCTCTCTGGCTCGCTCCGACAGGGATACACGAGCGTTGTTGTAAACCACGCCGAACGCGATGACGGCCGCGAGGCCCGTGTAGATGCTGGACATCGTCGTGACCAGAATTGCCACGGCATCGCGGAAAGTGGCGAGGGACGCCGTCTGCAGAGCCAGGCTGCTCACGACCGGCATGGCCTTGACCGCGGTGTAGAACTCATCCTGTCTGTTCTTGTCCAGGCTGACGCTGACGCCGTTCGCCATCGGTGCTTCGCGAAGCAACTTGGCGAGCGCTTCCTGATCCATCATGCCGCGCATGCCGAGATAGTCCTCGATCAGCGCCGCCACAGGAAGCGAGACCGTCCGGCGCTCACCGTCGAGCAGATCGACCTCGACGGTGTCGCCAACCCGCACCTTCAGAATGCTGGCAAGCATGTCCGAGATCGCGAAGCCCGATTCCGGCAGAACTACAGGCTTCAGGTCAGCATCGATGATGCGGTTGAGCTCCGCTCCGCGTGGCCTGGCGCGGATCATGACCCGGCGCTCGACATGGCCGTTGCGGACACGGACCTGGACTTCTCGATAAGGCTCCGCGTTCAGGACGCCGGGAAGTCTCACGATCTGGAAGGCCACTTCCTGAGGACGCTTCTCGATGAAGCTCACGGTCGCGTCCTGACGATCCGCAAGGAAGTACGTGACATCGATAAGCTGTTCCATCGTGCCTCCCGTGAAGAGCGACACGATCAGGATCGCCGTCGCCAGCGACATGCCGAGCGCGGTGAAAGAGGATCGAACTGGATGGCGCGCGATATTGCGCAGCATCATTCTCGTCGGCTGCGAGACAAGGCCTGCCAGACTGATGCTCAACGGCAGCGTTCGATGGAAAACCGGCGGAGCCGGCGGCTGCATGGCGACGGCAGGAGCCAGATTTACGACTTCGCGCAAGGCGCGCAGTGCGCCGATCGTCGCGGCAAAAAAACTCAAGCCAGCCGCTGCGACGTAGAGATCGAGGCTCTTGGTGAACAGAAGAAAAGGGAAGCGGAAAAAGTCTGCGAATATTCCGGTCACATAGCTGCCGAGCCACGTGCCGATCACGCTGCCGATGACGATGCCGACCACCGTGATGATGCCCACGAATTTCAGGTAGTGCAGGACGACGCTGGCGTTGCGGTAGCCGAGCGCCTTCAGCAGGCCGATCTGTTCGCGCTCGAGTGAAACAAGGCGGCTGAGCGTAAGGTTCACCAGGAACGCCGAGACCAGCAGGAAGATCGGCGGCAGCGTGCGGCTCATGTTGTTGAGCATGTCGAGCTCGTGATCGAGCCAGGCATGCGATGTCTGGTCCTTGCGTCCGTAGGCAGCGCGCCCGCCATAGCGGTCCAGCAGGTCGTCAAGACGCGTCGTCGCCTCCCGCTCCGACGTTCCCGGCAGCAGCTTCAGCGACACGGACGAAAAGGCGTCCTCCAGATCGTAGGCGCTGGCGAGGGTCCGTTCGGACATCCAGATGACACCGAAGCG
The window above is part of the Mesorhizobium sp. WSM4904 genome. Proteins encoded here:
- a CDS encoding HlyD family efflux transporter periplasmic adaptor subunit, with translation MRANSMINWMKRIAGIAALGLIAAAAVWFAWPQPIPVDLATVAKGPMEVTVDDQAKTQVRHVYTMSVPIAGKVLRISPPHHVGDAVIKDETVVAVMQPATPSFHDVRTHEELVAAFGAAEAAVTFAQAEVKRLEAALGYSRTELERAEKLAKTGAISQGALDKARFEVDTNEAALASAKAQVEVRGNEQAVIQARLGQPADDAAQSDPACCIQLRAPVSGRILKIVQESEGMVQPGAPLVEIGDPLDLQVVADLLSTDAVQIRAGAAVRIDDWGGPTLRGKVTRIDPAGFVKVSALGIEEQRVHTEIDLVDPPEKWSQLGHDYRVIVHVTSWRDDNVLTVPVAALFRKGDDWAVYLAKDGRARTTVVKIGHRDNKVAEVESGLSEGDRVVLHPSDRVDDGVAVRERNTE
- a CDS encoding ABC transporter permease, whose translation is MRALDRKLFRDLVRLWAQALAIALVVGGGVATLLLAVGSYRSLDETRAAYYERYGFADVFATARRAPKALIRRIAEIPGVAAVDARIAQFALLDIPGQTAPATGVVVSLPEVGEPKLNRLYMRAGRTPDPGREDEVVVNENFAEAHRFALGSGFAAILNGRKRDLRIVGIALSPEYVYAVGPGDIMPDGRRFGVIWMSERTLASAYDLEDAFSSVSLKLLPGTSEREATTRLDDLLDRYGGRAAYGRKDQTSHAWLDHELDMLNNMSRTLPPIFLLVSAFLVNLTLSRLVSLEREQIGLLKALGYRNASVVLHYLKFVGIITVVGIVIGSVIGTWLGSYVTGIFADFFRFPFLLFTKSLDLYVAAAGLSFFAATIGALRALREVVNLAPAVAMQPPAPPVFHRTLPLSISLAGLVSQPTRMMLRNIARHPVRSSFTALGMSLATAILIVSLFTGGTMEQLIDVTYFLADRQDATVSFIEKRPQEVAFQIVRLPGVLNAEPYREVQVRVRNGHVERRVMIRARPRGAELNRIIDADLKPVVLPESGFAISDMLASILKVRVGDTVEVDLLDGERRTVSLPVAALIEDYLGMRGMMDQEALAKLLREAPMANGVSVSLDKNRQDEFYTAVKAMPVVSSLALQTASLATFRDAVAILVTTMSSIYTGLAAVIAFGVVYNNARVSLSERARELASLRVLGFTDGEVLRMLLLELALLTLVAQLPGWAIGYGLAWIMKTNLAGELMRVRLVVEPATYVFASVIVIAAAVLSALIVRRRVNQLDLVAVLKTRD